A window from Gossypium raimondii isolate GPD5lz chromosome 7, ASM2569854v1, whole genome shotgun sequence encodes these proteins:
- the LOC105797387 gene encoding peroxisomal membrane protein 11C, with translation MSTLDATRAELALIVLYLNKAEARDKICRAIQYGSKFLSNGQPGTAQNVDKSTSLARKVFRLFKFVNDLHGLISPVPRGTPLPLALLGKSKNALLSTFLFLDQIVWLGRTGIYKNKERTELIGRISLFCWMGSSICTTLVELGELRRLSKSMKKLEKNLKDSDNYKNEEYCAKLQKSNERTLALVKAGLDIVVAVGLLQLAPKKVTPRVTGALGFATSFISCYQLLPSPPKSKVN, from the exons ATGAGTACGCTGGACGCAACTAGAGCAGAACTTGCTCTTATAGTTTTGTATTTGAATAAGGCTGAAGCAAGGGATAAGATATGCAGGGCTATACAATATGGTTCGAAATTCTTAAGTAATGGGCAACCTGGCACAGCCCAAAATGTTGACAAGTCAACCAGCTTGGCTCGGAAAGTTTTCCGTCTTTTTAAG TTTGTCAATGATTTGCATGGTCTTATTAGCCCAGTTCCTCGAGGAACTCCCCTTCCACTTGCTCTGCTGGGAAAG TCCAAAAATGCACTGTTGTCAACTTTCTTGTTTCTCGATCAAATTGTCTGGCTTGGCAGAACAGGTATCTATAAG AACAAAGAAAGAACTGAGCTGATTGGACGAATATCTCTTTTCTGTTGGATGGGTTCTTCAATCTGTACCACCTTGGTTGAG CTTGGGGAGCTCAGAAGGCTATCTAAATCAATGAAAAAGTTGGAAAAGAATCTTAAGGACAGTGATAATTACAAG AATGAGGAATACTGTGCCAAGCTCCAAAAATCAAATGAGAGGACTCTAGCTCTTGTTAAAGCAGGACTGGATATAGTGGTAGCAGTTGGCCTTCTTCAATTGGCACCTAAGAAAGTCACCCCTCGTGTAACAGGAGCTCTTGGATTCGCTACGTCTTTCATCTCCTGTTATCAG TTGCTTCCATCGCCACCGAAGTCCAAGGTAAACTGA
- the LOC105797354 gene encoding F-box protein At4g00755, translated as MKNGDDFLNFLPCDLSIKILTALEGPSDLVRITAVSRNWRHFVIRHGLCKHLSLQMFPQLSRVDRVNELGGSTKGHAGAGSSNFMEWEALEREHRAYAFLARCCLSTTAGDCISEAIIASSTDNYPEESICNTLEPRDRVARTASYWSSKGQKNPAVPETLTYRLIADLCVVTEIKIRPFQAYFQFGYPIYSAKSVRFCMGHIKDADESCQDSGTDRFAWTYTSQEFEMAQENRLQTFKLPEPILCIGGILQIELLSRVQRQEIDGLFYICVSHVQVVGRPLSPAFSIQILEPPEKFVLEVQSYSLPTLPEQMSSITSLQMRVRDLEQILNLLQGNGGEVEYGYEWEVESDEDEEEFDME; from the exons atgaaaaatggtgatgatttcttgaatTTCCTCCCTTGCGACTTGTCAATAAAGATACTTACTGCTTTAGAGGGTCCATCTGATCTTGTTCGCATCACTGCTGTTTCACGCAACTGGCGACATTTTG TGATTAGACATGGTCTATGTAAGCATCTGTCCCTCCAAATGTTTCCCCAATTATCTAGAGTTGATCGTGTCAACGAGCTAGGTGGCAGTACAAAAGGTCATGCTGGAGCTGGATCTAGCAATTTTATGGAGTGGGAAGCTTTGGAGAGGGAGCATAGAGCTTATGCCTTTTTAGCTCGATGTTGTTTGTCAACTACTGCTGGGGATTGCATCTCAGAAGCAATAATTGCTTCTAGCACTGATAATTATCCAGAGGAAAGCATATGTAATACTTTGGAACCAAGAGATAGGGTGGCTCGGACAGCTTCCTACTGGTCTAGTAAAGGACAAAAGAATCCTGCCGTGCCTGAAACATTGACATATAGATTGATTGCTGATTTGTGTGTTGTTACAGAGATCAAGATAAGACCTTTCCAGG CTTACTTCCAGTTTGGTTACCCTATATATTCAGCGAAGTCTGTGAGATTTTGCATGGGTCATATCAAGGATGCGGATGAGTCATGCCAGGATTCTGGTACTGACAGGTTTGCATGGACTTACACCTCACAAGAGTTTGAAATGGCTCAG GAAAACCGCTTACAGACTTTCAAGCTTCCAGAGCCTATTCTTTGCATTGGTGGAATATTACAGATTGAGCTGTTGAGTAGGGTCCAGAGACAGGAAATAGATGGCTTGTTCTATATCTG TGTGTCACATGTTCAAGTTGTGGGACGCCCATTATCTCCTGCTTTTAGTATTCAGATACTTGAACCCCCAGAAAAATTCGTGCTAGAGGTACAGAGTTATTCACTGCCAACTTTACCTGAGCAGATGAGCTCTATAACCAGTTTGCAGATGCGTGTGAGAGACTTGGAGCAGATTCTGAATTTACTGCAGGGAAATGGAGGTGAGGTGGAATATGGATATGAATGGGAAGTGGAATCAGACGAGGACGAGGAAGAATTTGACATGGAGTAA
- the LOC105797350 gene encoding 60S ribosomal protein L30 codes for QILNIVFIGGRFQKKTHESINNRLALVMKSGKYTLGYKTVLKSLRSSKGKLIIIANNCPPLRKLEIEYYAMLCKVGVHHYNGNNVDLGTACGKYFRVCCLNIIDPESPPNPTEDSANFADQPKLMSAALVKAAKQAENDVVGQELQKQLEAAVKELKQVQELLSQAADNCLNLKKPD; via the exons CAAATCCTCAACATTGTCTTCATCGGAGGCCGATTTCAG AAGAAGACCCATGAGAGCATTAACAACAGATTGGCTCTCGTTATGAAAAGTGGGAAATACACTTTGGGTTACAAAACTGTTCTCAAATCTCTCAGAAGCTCCAAAG GTAAGTTGATTATTATTGCCAACAACTGCCCTCCTCTTAGGAAGTTGGAGATCGAGTATTATGCCATGTTGTGCAAAGTTGGAGTTCACCACTACAATGGAA ACAACGTAGATTTGGGAACTGCTTGTGGCAAATACTTCAGAGTGTGCTGCCTCAACATTATTGACCCTG AATCCCCTCCCAATCCCACCGAGGACTCTGCCAATTTCGCCGACCAACCTAAGCTCATGAGTGCTGCTCTTGTTAAGGCTGCTAAACAG GCTGAAAATGATGTTGTAGGCCAAGAACTTCAGAAACAACTAGAGGCTGCTG TGAAGGAACTGAAACAGGTTCAAGAGTTACTCAGTCAAGCAGCAGATAATTGTCTCAACTTGAAGAAACCAGATTGA